AATTAGTCCATAAACAGTGTTGGGTCATGTGGAACATAGTTCAAGGGGGAGATTATTAGGAGTGTGTGAACAAAGTCTCATATGgaaagtagaaaagaaaaataagctaTTTATAAAGAGATGAATACTCTTAATGGTGTGAGGCCTTTTGGAAAAAATCGTGCGAAATTTTGACTCAAAACAAACAACATCACACCATATTAAGAGTATTTTGACCATTTTAGCGGAACGGAACCAATCTCCATCAAAGTAATCTCCTAATGATTTCCACAACACGGTCACAGCGTTACCAAGcattaaatggagaaaataaaTTGTTGTACGTgtcaatataaaaataattaggtGAAAAAGAAGCCCAGAGCCAGAAAAATGAGAAAACCCTATACTTGTAGGCGGATAATTTATCTTCTGCACTCTTCCCATTTGACAATTGCgaagaagtaaaaaaaaaaacccATTTCCTAGAAATCACCAGGAATCTTTGAGAAACAAAAAGTATAATCACCCGGAAACGCAAATAAAGTTGAAAGTTACCTCTAGAAAATTTTGCCACAAAAACAGAGAAAAAAAGCTCAATATCTAATATTCAGAGAAAAAAAATTGAGAATAAGGAATTGTTTTAACTTATGGATTGTTTTAACCTATGGAGTGAGATTACATGCGTTGCAATGGAGGTGTGGTCCAATTACATTTAGGTGTAAAGGGACTTTTTAGCTGCGTGAGATACTTTTTACTGTAGAGGTACGGGTAATGTgactaaaatttaaaaatttgacACATTATCTACAAAGGGGTATAATGGGCAAAAACTTTTCTTCATGACATTTTCGGGACAAATTTTCTTGACAATTGACTGTACTATTGTAACGGTCAAACACATACACAATTATATACGGTCAAACAAGTAataaagtaataaataaaatatcgtTCTCACGAGAACGTGTAATTAACTATCGACTAAATTAAGCTAAAACAAGTAATCTATCCAAGCGATTTTTGTAAAGTATGATTATTTAACTAAAATTAATCTTgagtaataaaataaaaaattaaagaaaataagtcGACAATCTTAAAGATTAAATTCAATGAGAGAAAATCTACCAGGTCTATGTGTCAGCTAACCTTTAGATCGTTCTATTCGTGCTTGAAAAACGACCCCATCGCTCCTTTTAATGGACATTCTTTATTCTTGTTGAATTTTCCACTAAAATTGACTAAATAATTTATGAGAATTTttcatatatatacaaaattttaaacttatttatctagtttatctagttttttctatttataaaaagtaactaaatatttttacaaaatatatacaaattcggTCAAAATCTATAATTAACTTATATACAActtgaatataatttttttgtaCAGAATCCAGTCAAAATGTCATAATTTacttataatttatatacaacttgTATATAATTATGTAGTATATATCTTGTATGCTGTTTGTGTACccgacatataaaatatatacaatttgctTATGTCTTTTTATTCGAGTTTCAATCAAAAATTCCAACCAAAACCACATTGAAGCTTCACCAAAAATTCTcgaaattgagatataaactccaaataatattgTCAATCATTTGCAACAATACTCAATCCAAACAAACAATAATTTCACAAAACtcgatttttaaatttaaaatttcaaaactttttaatggctgtcaatgaaGTTTAAGCTCATGTCTTCGGTTTTTTTTGGCTCTTGAACTAAACCGGCATCCAATTAGTAGAATCCAGTACTCTAACTTTAACTTGAGTAATCTAAGTTGATTGCACGCATGAGCTACCATCAGTCTCACGAATTCACTTTGTTATAATACAAAAAAGCACGACAGAGAAAGCTCTCACGTCTAAAACCAAATAACTAACAAATGTCAGAAAAACATCACTAAATTGATTTTaaaattatgaaataaaagcacaTGTAACCTTAATAAAAGTCATTGGATGCAATTTGATGTGGATGATGCCCTTACTTATTTGGACTTGAGCTTTCTAGTGAAATCGGTTAGGGATAGGAAAAGCTAACGGAGGGAGGAATCTAGAATGAGGGAGGAAGATGGCAAGAAAATGGGGAAGATTATACATTACTTTGTATATGAAAGGTAAATTATATATCAAattataattaagttaaaacctCAACAGTgagggtaaataaattttaaaattagtaTTGCTAAGTAAAAGTTCCTTAATTTTATTCGGTGTATTAATTGACAAGATTAATATTACTCGTAGCATTCTCACgaattactactcgcctattcaagctaattaATATAACgcttatattcctatggaataaaaattaacaagaacgcattaataattacTGTAGAGTAACTAAGCAAGGCgagtatattcctatcctaaccgtgaATCTGTTTCCCAATGCTGAGGTTCAATTTTgttctactcaatcttatatacTATCTAGAATTTCAACTTTCGAGTTCAATcatagattcgtagataatattcaattggtgatcaaacaatcaaataattaagcacatacttaaataaataaaccaatataataaataataagaaccattcaagcttcaaactataACGTTCATGTAGCAGCCACAAccctagaactaataaactataaaACTAAAGAAATAAAAGAGAAGAACAACTAGTCAAAAGCATTCTCCAAGCGTGGTCTGCGTTCTCTGCGTCAAAAGTGTCGTCCCCTCCTCAAAATTAGATTTAGAAGTCTTTTTATACAAGTTAGGGGCATGTAGAATCAAAaagaacttctccaagaagaaaTAGGACAATTCCTGGAAGCCGACGCCCTGGGAGCCGCGCTAGCCTGGGCGCTGACTTCTTGAAAGTTCTGCCTCCGGCGCCTCATGTGGCCAAGTGCGGGCCTGGATGCTGGAATTCTGCACTTAtccattttcctttttttccgCTTTAACTTGCGTTCGTTCACTTCGCTTCACGCCCCATTAATTTTTACACATATAAAACACCCCAAATAAGCTCAACTCATTGCAATATACATTAAAACCAACAAAAGTAGAGTAAAATATGAGGCAATTtgcatacaaatatatatatatcgccGAACATCAACCGTTTCTATATATATTCATGACTTATAAACATGTGTTCTGATTTTACTTTGACTTTTAAAATTAAATGCCTGATGTAGTACACATATAAGATGCGTGTAAACTTTTTCTAGTAGTGACACAAAGTTTGTTCGCTGAAATTTCGTAAAAGGGGTATCACCAGGAGATGGGAAAAGTGAAACAACAACGTACAATAGTGTGGATCTAGAATTGCAAGGAAGTTTTGCCATGTCCCTATTTCGGCCAGATTCATCACTACTTTCTAGTTTTGGATCTCGACTAAGCAAGCTCAACCAGCTGGTACGAACACCCGAGTCGCCAGTACGGCATGACGCACCATCTAGTTGAGCTGGCCATGTTAGGACCAAGTAAAAACAACCGCGAAGATGCGCCACGTCCGTGTACGTCCGTTACGGACGTAGTTAGACACACCTAGATTCCAGATCAGGAAACAAATTTCATTACTTTACACTATCTGTTCAGAGCTCTCACTCACTATTTTGCGCTATATTTACGTTCTTGAAATGCTGGAGGATTTGGCATAAAGCTTTTCTTTTGCAATCATGAATATCAAATTCCGGTAATAGTAATATATTCGGGAGGGAACTTAATTGTTGGGGTTtttgtattgggtaaaatatgatatgacacgtgattGACTAAAAGGAGCACACGTGGAATTCAAGATGGGATGGTTGAGGACCGAACGCAGCCACTACGCTTGTCACCAAaatggataacgttcataaaagtatattaaaagttttgcgcccggtagcatttactaaggaatattctacaacattaagaTCGACggtccgttatagagaatttgacatttatactCAATGTCATATCtcaatcaatgaccctcataattgacattaaaggagggcacgatcctaggaccttcttccctagacataactataaatagtgagctcagttatcattgtaagggacacgaaatttctggcaagaacatatattatattctatacaaagctttatacaatttcactctCTTGCTTTTTGATCCCATCATTGCTGTGTTCGGAAACCGTATTCACGAAATTAttatctttgctatttcatctaccttccaaggctaagtattgcgtatttcttcgattattatattatttcaggatcaaattagtttacttgtctagaaaccacatataaattcaactgtaccattttacgggtaaacagtttggcgcccaccgtggggcctagacaaccgtgtaattaaattgatccttgccacttttactaacgtgttttgactatttttgtcttagaaaaaaatcacaaaaaatggtagataacactgttaacgatgCACACAACCCCAAAATTCGAGGGGATCGACCTCATTTCGAagactcaatcagtgacacccgcaatgaggggaaTGATGCCACGCCGATGCATGACAGATGATACCCTCGATATGTTCGGGAAagaactcctgatgatgctgacaAGGAGCAAGTAGCAGATGCTGTGAGGATCCTGTAAGAGCAACAGACAATCATTCTAGGTcatctcacgcggcaggatcaggttatgatGGAATTGAAACAGGCGCTATCAAGAGCTTTGAATAATGCGAACAGGCGCGATCTGATTCCTCCTGTTGTTCCCGTAGACCAAATAACACAGAGAATCgataacaacactcccaggggtgaagttggctccggtGAGGCTGGGGGAGCAGGTCAGGTCTTAATAACGAGAACGATTCATTTAAAGATGAGCTTTTACGGTTTTTGAGGGAAGTGAACGCCAACATGGATCAAATCCCGagcgcaccaccagtattgaaaggcccgaactcGAAAAAGTATGTTCAATTACCGTACAAACCAAGAGTGGCACCAGTACTAATCCCGAAGcatttcaaaatgcctgaagttccaaagtatgatggaacttcagacccacaggaacatattaccacctacacaatggcGGTGAAAGAAAATGATCTAGCTCCTcatgaaattgaatctgtgttgctaaagaaattcggtgaaaccctcacGAGGGGAGCCCTAGAGTGGTATTCGTTactgcccgagcattccatagattcctttgagatgctcgtggATTCTTTTATTAATGCTCACGTCGGGGCCAGAAAGGTGCAAGCCCAGAAGGCTGACATATTTAGAATCGCACAAGGAGAATCagaattattacgagagtttgttacacgattccagaaagaaagaatgtttctCTCGAtcgtcccggatgaatgggcaccTGAAgtattcaccaaaggattgaatccgagaGGCTCAGATGCTTCCaggaagctgaaggagagcctgcttgagtttcaagcaacaacctgggcagatgttcacaaccggtacgagtcgaagataaggatcaaagatgaccaggtcggttctATATCATCGGCCAACGGACGGGAGAATAACAGAGAAAAACcaaaggatgactacgacgcgGATAGACGGACTTCGAGGGGTCAGTTCTTACCCTACGAGCATACCAAAGGCCGTGGCAGACGGAGGGACTTATCGTGGTCGAAGCAATAGATCACTTCAAGATAAACAAACGTCGGGATCTCGAGATCTTTCTTACCCCAGGTTGTCAGAATATAACTTAAACGTCAGAGGATTATGTGTGTAGACtctaaagatcttaataaggcatgcccgaaagatttgtttccactgccaaatatcgatgaaatgattgatgccacggccgggcaTGAACTGAtaagtttccttgatgcttattccgggtacaatcaaattaagatgaactcggaagatcaggaaaagacttcgtttataacaaattttcgtacatattgttataatgtaatgcctttcgggttgaaaaatgtcggtgccacttatcagcggctcgtaaataagatatTTGAAAATCATATAGGAAAAggcatggaagtttatatagacgatatgctcgttaagtctttgaatacaGGTGACtaccttaagcatttgcaagaaatatttgatatcatcaggaagcataacatgaaacttaaccccgagaagtgcgcgtttggggtcagctctggtaagttcctggggtttctggtctcacaaaggggaattgaagtaaaccctgacaaaatcaaggccatagacaaTATCTCGGGTCAATTATCAAACGTGAATGAAGTCCAAAGACTCACAAGAAGGTTAGCacctttgagcaggttcatttcccggtcgtcgaaaaaatgtcatcgcttcgaAGAATAATTTTGAATGGACGCCAGAGTGCCAGGAGGctttgagggacctgaagaagtacttatcaagccctccattgctctcaaaaccaaaagaaggtaaaACATTGCTAGTTTACCTCGCAGTtttagaagttgcggtaagtgcggttttagtcggggaggacgaaggtacgcagtTCCCTATTGATTacattagcaaaattttaacgggagcagaaactcgctacccacatttggaaaaactggctttagctctcgtagtcgtcgctcggaagctgaggccctattttcaatgccacccagTAGCTGTGGTGAGTACTTCCCGTTGCGGAACATCcttcacaaacccgagctctcgggcagattggccaaatgggtcgtcagaatgagtgaattcgacatagaatataaaccgaggactgcaattaagtcacaagtcttggctgacttcgtggctgaTTTTAGTTCGGGACTGCTGCCTCTGGCAACTAAGGAGGCattaatggtgtcagaatcggcATCAGGGGTTTTaaccttatttacggacggagcttcgaacgtaaaagggtccgggctcgggatagttttaatcacgccttcgggggaaacttaaggcaagccatcatcacgatccctttaactaacaatgaagcagagtatgaagctttgattgtaggGCTCGAATTGGGCTGGGGACTTGATTTCGAGGTTATAAAACTCAAATGCgactcacagctggtggtaaatcaggtttaagggatctttgataccaaagaagaacgtatgcaacaatacgtggtaaaggtccagtCTTTTTTGGCACGATTCCGTGAGTGGTCAATAACTCA
This region of Nicotiana tomentosiformis chromosome 4, ASM39032v3, whole genome shotgun sequence genomic DNA includes:
- the LOC138909809 gene encoding uncharacterized protein, giving the protein MPEVPKYDGTSDPQEHITTYTMAVKENDLAPHEIESVLLKKFGETLTRGALEWYSLLPEHSIDSFEMLVDSFINAHVGARKVQAQKADIFRIAQGESELLREFVTRFQKERMFLSIVPDEWAPEVFTKGLNPRGSDASRKLKESLLEFQATTWADVHNRYESKIRIKDDQVGSISSANGRENNREKPKDDYDADRRTSRGQFLPYEHTKGRGRRRDLSWSKQ